Within Actinomycetota bacterium, the genomic segment CGAGGTCCTTGCAGATGCGTGACACCTGCGACGACGAGATGCCCTCCACGCCCATCGCACGAGCAACGTCATCGACCCGGCGGGTCGACACCCCCTCGACGTAGGCCTGCATCACCACGCTGGCCAGCGCCTTCTCCGCCCGCCGACGCGGCTCGAGCAGCCACTGGGGGTAGTAGCTGCCCTCCCGCAGTTTCGGGATTCGAAGCGCCA encodes:
- a CDS encoding transposase yields the protein MGKTHRNGYRDRRWDTRAGTVALRIPKLREGSYYPQWLLEPRRRAEKALASVVMQAYVEGVSTRRVDDVARAMGVEGISSSQVSRICKDL